From the Synchiropus splendidus isolate RoL2022-P1 chromosome 3, RoL_Sspl_1.0, whole genome shotgun sequence genome, the window TCCGCTGCATGCAGCCGGGCACTGGCCCGACGTGCTACCCCCTTCAGGGTGTTTCTGGAAGCGTAGAACCCGGTCCAGGCCTGATACGGTTCTAGTTGATAAAACAGATCACAGGTCTTCAGCCAAAGATatcataacaacaataacactgGCTTCTCACCGGTGGAGTAGGGCAGGAAATCTCCACTGCCACGGACGTCCCAGACCAGATCTGACTGATGGACAGCCTTGAAGTACTCACTGAGTGTTGCATACTGCACAGTCAGACCAAAATCTTTGCTATTTTGATTGATGTACTTCATTAAAGGGTCCATGTTGCTGAACTGCACTGAGGAGTTGTAGAACTGTTTGTCGCAACCCTGGAAAATTTAAAGCAACATCAGACAGAGAACGCTGTGCTGCTTCACATATCTTGAATCATTGAAGAGCATTTGTAAAACAGGATTGAGAAGTCCAATTTAACAATGCCTCTTCTTGGTTGACATGTTCTATAAAGTGTTACTGGGGCCAATACCTCGAAGACACCTCCAGGTTCTCATTATTAACTAATGACAGCAGTATCATTAGTTGacactcaaacaaaaaaaaacatccagtcGTGTTTCCTTCTGTTGAAAAGTATCCCTAGACTCAGGCCCTCACAGGCCGACTTTGAAAAGCTTATTCATGGGTTCATATTCTCCCACCTGAAGGATTGTAACTCTCCCCTTATTGTCATCAAAAAGAAATCTCTCTCACGCCTCCAGTtggttcagaactcagcagcAAGTCTTCTAAATAGCTCTAACACAGGGAGGCTCATCACTCCAGTGTTAGCTTCTCTGCACTGGCTCCCTGTCCACTTTTTCAAAATTTTACTGATAACCTTAACAGCTCGTCTTGGCCTGGCTCAACTACATTGTAGAACTGCTGACCCCCGAGAAGCCAGCCAGGACCCACATGACTAGTTGTGCACAAGTCGAGTCTAGACTTAAGTCTAGAGGGgacagagccttttctgtcaggTCTCCTTCAGTCTGAaacagtctgccagaggagacCTGTACCACCACCTATAAATCCCTGCTAAAAACTCACATTTATAGGCTTACATTTATGTAATATCCTCCTCGCATTTTCTTAGTTCTCACTCACTGAAGGCCTAGCTGTCCACCGTTGTGGTCGCACAAGTGAAAACATTCATTGCTGTTTTGCCTGTACACTTTGTGAAAAACGTTCTAAAAAGTGCCATATAAATAGTGCtttattagcattattattttggttttaaaagtcattttaaaataaattgtaaGGTATGGAAGTAAATCTAAACAGCATTTTTGGAGAAACATCTACATTAACATAAGCCCCTTGAAACTATCCACGAGACCCTCAACATGATGGTGTTCTCCCCGTCAGAAATCCCGGCAAACGAGAGGTTTTTTATTACATCAGAAAAAACCTCCTCACTAGACCGAACCAAGGCAGAGATGTGTCTGTTTTGCATCAGATCAGAGACGCAATGCGTGATTCAAGTTAGTTAGTCTAACGTTTCCTACTGTTATGATCTCAATTGACACCAGTTGCGTGTGCACATGAACAACACATTTCATAGGAGAAGCCTATGTCAAATACTCCAATGCGTCTGCCTGCGATGGCGAGACAGAACCGAGCCACATCTCTGTCCTTAAACCAGTATTGCGCTCAAAAGCATTTCGAACACAGACTCATCAATGCCGCCATTACTGCCTTCACTCCCAGCTTTAAGTTTAATGTGAGTCACAGACATATTATCTTCCAGTGTAGGTGGAAATTCTTACCCATGGCCAAAGCACATGGTTAGTCCGAAACCATGCCGCCCTCTGCTTGATATTGGCCACCATAGTCTTAGCATACGCATGAACCGTCTCCTTGGTGACCGGCAGGCTCATGTTGGGATACACTCCATCTTTAGGTGGATCTGGAAACAAGGCAACGCCATTCCAGTAGAAGCCAGAGCTGAGGAGTAAGATCATGCGTCACATGTTTTGATTCAAGTATCAAATGCACTGAGAGCCACCTGTTGGAGAAGGGCAGATAAGAGGGAGTGCAGTAGCTGAACTGGTCCATGATGTGAGTGAAGATCTCCTGCTTCTTTTTGAGTGTTGGGGACCCCTGCCATACAAACTCCAATTGCTGTAGTAGTTAGTAAATGAGATGTAAACTCTGAACTACAGTGTTATcgaaacatttaaaaactgaTATGAGGACCTTATGTTTCTGCATGAAGTCTTTTAGGTCGTAGTCGATACGGGAGATGAGATGAGCATTGAATCCAGCTAAAGCAAACAGGACAGGCGTCGTGGCAGATGCTCCAAATGGGTCCACGTGCCATGAAAACTGAGGACGCACCCCAAACGTCTGATAAAGAAACCCATGGCCTTCTGCAGAAAAAGAACAGACATTTTCAGACAAAGTGCATCTTAGCAAATCCATGTATATAGGTTAAAGAGGTGTAAAGGGACCTGTTAGTTGCAATATTTCATCCTCCAGATCCGTTACTGCTTCATCATGCATCACTTGGCCACCAATGATAAACTCAAGGCGGCTTTCTTTGATGAGCTGCCTTACCTAAAAAGGACGCATAATTTGCCAGTCACTTTAATAAATAAGAGAGCAAAAAACAAGACTTAAGTTCCCACTTGTTTCTTGTGAGACTCGGTGGCTACATAATTCCACCAGAGTCGGAAGAACTCCTGCTCCACAGCTATGAATCTGCGGTCCTTGGCCTTCGACAGCTCCTCCGTCACACTGGTATACACATTGGCAGCATAAGCATGCATGCTTTCCTAAGCTCAGAcaaaaagacaagaagcagtTAGTGTCCTGATGATAAAGTTGTGTCTGGGCTACCAGGAAGCGCCTTGGAAGAACAAGATTGGAAACAGGTGTATCGCAGGGACAGCTAATTTGTACCACAAACTGAAAGGGCTGGGGAATGATAAATAAAGTTCCTTGATCGATTCCTTGAAGTTTGAATACAAAGTTGGGAATATCAGACTCAAAGGTTTTGACATGTAGAAAGGAGAGCCAGGAAACATCAACAAGGAATGTTGGAAATGGAAGTAGAAGGTAAAAGACAAAGGcgacaaccaatgaggtgcaTTTATGTGGTAAATGAGGACAAGAATTGAAAGAATGTGAAAATAAGATAGACAGGCTGACTCACTGTGGCAACCGATAATGTGaaatacagaaagaaaaaaaaggatgtctTTATTTGTTCATCGTAAAATATTGTATATTGATTATAGGACTAGTTAGTACCATTCAAGCATTCTAAAATTTATGGCTGTATATTCTATGTCTAACATTTTAACACTAACTTACTACTAGTACTAATAATAACAGCATCAACAAACACGAAGAACACTAAAAATAATACAGATTTTCTTAAACAATGTATTTTCAAATCATGTTTCTGCTCTTACTTGCAATAACTGTATACTCTGGAAGACCCAACCAAATATAAGTACTTTCAGGAAGTTACCTGAACTGTATAAACCCAGCCAACGTCCATGTGACTATGAGGAATTACAAACGTCTGAATCGGTGTGTCATAGTGTGCCACAACCCAATGGCTATAGCcgcaaagaaaatacaaaaatatgaataaaaacgaCATGGTCTCCACTCAGGGATGGCAAAAAAAGCAATCCTTCAACTTCcctattattgttgttgatgtCACGTGACAGTCAGACGTTGGTACGGCAAGGCAGGGAGAGCATATTTAAAAGAAACAGTTTGACACGAATGTTTCCTGCTAGACGCTTTGTCGTCAATACCTTGCAATCGTTTGCGTCGTATTCAAATCCTCACCGGCAGTTTGAGTTGCCAATTGTGTATTTCACTCGTTGTGCCTTTAACAAAGAACAGACATCTCTTCTAGCAAAATTAATTCGAGGAAAGTTAGCTGTCGTGAACGCTGCCCTTTAACCCGGAAGTTATTATATCTCTGCGTATGTTTGGAGGTGATGTGAGtctttaaatgtaacttaaaatgTCTAAAAACACAAGGATTGCGCTGGTGTTCGGTGGTTTTATCACGGCAGTCGCTGCGGCTTTTTACCCCATATTCATCTACCCGCTGACACACAAAGAAGAGTACCGTAAGTGGAGACGAGTGAGGGGTCATGAGTCTGTTAGACAAGAACATGCGACGTTATCAAATCGTCTGGAGTGATCCGTATTCATTTCACGAGAAAGGAAAATCACACCTGATAATAAATTCGGTCACATTTATTTACGCGACAAATTGAGTTTACAACGTGAGTCTTCATGAATACTTCTTTGTGCCAGGAGCAGTCCAGAGAGTGAACCGGGCTGGAATTAACCAGGCAGACGTGCAGCCAGCAGGTGAGCCAGCCGTTTCACTCAGGACTCATGTACCACTTCGTCATGCGTGCGTTACCTGTTTTCCATTTATAGATGCACTACGCTCTGCGTTTGAGGTGATAATTATTCTTAGTAATACCGCTGTGTAGTGTTTTGTTATACTGCTATGGTGCATTTGTCAATGTTAACCTGGTATCACTACCTGACTTGAACAGGATGGCCTCAGATTTAAATGGACATACCTAAAGAGCAAGTTTTTGACAAGAATTCGACTACTGATTTCGACTTAATCTCATTGCTTCTAACTCCACATTTCAAACCACAGGCCCAAATGGCCAAATCTGACCCTCACAAGCTTTAAATATGCATCAGTGGTG encodes:
- the smim20 gene encoding small integral membrane protein 20, with translation MSKNTRIALVFGGFITAVAAAFYPIFIYPLTHKEEYRAVQRVNRAGINQADVQPAGVKIWTDPFKPSDK